A segment of the Odoribacter splanchnicus DSM 20712 genome:
ACATTCGGAGCTATCACCCTGCGCTCGATATGGTCGGACATACGAGCGTCGGATGCTCCCTTTGCTTTCTTGAAATCAAGGGTGAAATATCCCATATTGAATATTGGTTTTTCGTTAGACAATTCCGCTTGCCTTGCACATTCGCCGCATGGCTCACGGGGTTTCAAAAGGGGCGATGCCCCTTTGCTCGATAGGGTGTTTTTAGCGGTGCTTGCACTGCGTGAAGAAAACGCCCTATTGAGCTATGGCTTTTCTTACTCAAAAGCCTGTGGAAAGCGTGCGGTAACTACATTCTGAACCCTCTGCTTTTCTTTTTGGCTGGTTGTTGTTCCTGCCTGTCGGCTTGTTTGACTGTCTGTGATTGTTTGGTCTGCTGTGTCAAGTCTGCCGACTGTATCAACCGTTTTCCACACAAATAATCATTCAAATCTTTATAGCCACTATAAATGCGTGAGGAATCACGGACACGGAAACTGTACTCTTTATAAAGTTCCTGTACGGCTCTTATCCCTGCCGTATCATTGTCGAAAAAACAATGTATTTTCTCATAATTCCCCAACGGGTACAAGGCTTTGGAAAGATTGGAAACGGAGTTCAGAATAAGATAGTCCTGCTTGTCGAAGTCGGGATAATCAGGACAATTTTTCTGTCGCAAGGTCAGAAAAGAAAGATAGTCCATAAACCCCTCGAACACATAGCAGGTTTCTTTAGGTTCTCCAGTCTGCCGTATATGGGTGATGTCTTTAGGAGCTATGCAGCCTTTAAAATATTTATTGCGTACCTCATAACCTCCCGATGCATTAGGAAAGCCGATGGCAAAGTTCCATTTACCGTTAAGCGAGAAACGGACTTCCATACATTCTTTTTTCGCAAGTGCTGTATTTATGCCTCTATCCTGCAAGTATGCAAACAAGGCAGGAGAAGAAAGCGGTACTGTTTCCAAATGTTGGAAACTCGGTTGTGTTGATGACTGCTGGCGAAAGGAAAAAGAAACGGGACGGATAGAGGGGCTTTGCTCCGCTATACGGTCTAAAAGGTAAGGTAAACTGTCGGATGCGTAAAGTTCCTGTGCCAATGCAAGGATGTTGCCGCCTTTACCGGCTCCAAAGTCGTACCATAAATTGCGGTCTGTGTTCACTTTGAAAGAAGGCTCTTGTTCCTCTCTCAACGGTGATTTATACCAAAGACTATTACCCTGTTGCTTTATCGGATTATAGCCTAAACTGTGCAGATAGTCTGCCAACTTTATATTTTTGGATTCTTCGATTGTCATAATCTGAATGTATTGGTGAATGAATAATTGAATCAGTTCCGTTTAGTCCGCTATATATACACCCGAACTGTACTAAACTTATCTTGTACTTAATCGTACAATGAAAAGAAGTCCATTCCTTCTTTATATACACACGGACTAAACCAAACTTGCTTTTAGTAGTGGAAATCAGAATTGAACTTGTAGCCTTTTCCCTCTTTTATTATCATGCGCTTGTTTACAAGGAATTTGTTCAAGTCCACGAGAATATTGCGCCCACGTTCAAAACCGATACTTGCGTAACCTTTTTTCAAGGCTGCGATAACATTGGGATAGCCTTGTACTACATCCTTTCCAAATCCGTTTTCCAACGCTTCACGGTGCTGTTGCTCCGTAAGTTCCGTAAGCGGAAAGTTGCGGTTCTGCTTGGGTTGTTCAAAAACATAGTCTTTCACAACTTCGGGCAATGCAGTTTCATTAATGCGAAATGCAAACGGTTCAAAGTCCTTGTCCCGTATGTGCATCGCCTTTACCTCGCTAATATCCACATCCTGCGTGCTTTTGGTTATCTGTAAAACGGTTTCAGCCTTGTTGTTAAGTTCCGTTCCTATATGCCCACGTGTATTATCATCCGCTTTATTCAAGTGTAGTACAGTGTGAATATGCAAATTATACTCACTTGACCACCGCATTAAAAGATTGATGAGGTCGGATGATTCGCTGGGGCTATTGATGTCGTACATCAAATCACGGATGCCGTCTATAATGACAAGACCAATTCCCTCCATATTAGCAAGCATATAGTCTATTATCTGCTTTCGCTTGTCGGGTGTGTATTCCCTCAACACGACAAAGATAAAGTCCTCTCTATCCTTATCGGTAGGAAGTCCAGCCAAACGCATGATGCGTTCCATCACCTTATGGCAGTGGTATTTGCTCTGCTCTGTGTCCACATATAGAATTTTACGCTTATTGTCAGGTAAGTATGCTGAATAGTGCAAAACTTCGTCATTCTTCAACGCTGCCGCCACAATAGCGGAAATATTGAACGTCTTTTTACTTTTGGCTTTACCTGTGGATGCGCTAAAATTTCCCAATGTACCGATAGTAGAACCATTTACCCAAAGGATTTCGGGCGGTACATCGTAGGTGTCAGTAATCTTTAAATGAATAGTTTTCCATAGGACTGCAAAATCTTCTCTTGTCATTGCAGCTTCTTTCTTATTTTCCGTCACTTTCTTGTTTTCCATAGCTTTACTTCTTTAAAGGACGGTTACTACTAAGGATATACTTCTGCGCTTCCTGCTCTATCTGCGCCTGTGTCTTGATGGGATTTTGGCGTAGCCATGCCTCCAAATCTGCCCGTTCAAAAAACAGCATCTTACCCTGCGGTTTATAATGGGGTATCAAGTTACCCGAAGTCAGTTTGTACAGGTAGCTTTTGGAAAGATTAAGAAACTTGCTCGCTTCATCAAAGCTAAGCACATTCTTAGTTAAAAACAGCATCTGTTCGAGTTCCTCAACTCGCATCTCTAATGTCTTATCCATATTGCTTTTTTGGATTAAGTGAAACAATATGAAGGTGCGCACCCTCGTTTTCTTTTCGTTAACGAGTGCAAAGGTATTGAGGATTAGCTTGATAGTGGATTAAGCTATGTTTGAGGTCTTAACCTATTCTTAAAGTCTTTTCAGTTGTTTGATATAGTTGTATATGGTTGCAAATCCTTTCTCATGGGAGATGCCTTTCACGTAGTTGGTTGCTGTGGCTAAATCCCCTTGATTGAGATATTTATCCCTACTTTTGTCTTTGGAAAGAAATAGTTTATTGTTAGCAATGACCGATTGCCAATTAGCGGTAATCAAGGACCTATTACTTAATTCCGAAAAAAGGAAAGCTACATATCTATTATTGTTTGACCTTAATATTGCATTAGGCTTACAGGAGAGTATCGCTTTCAAGTCATCAACAGTTACAGAAGCATTGAACATCTTAACCTCGTTTATGCAATCCACAATTAATTCAATCTGTCTATCATTAAGAATTGAATCAAAAGGATTTTCAGTTTCAGCAATAGGGGGTATGGCTTTTATCGGAAATTCGACGTTTGTTATTGGCTTCTGTACTTCCTGCTCCTGCTGTGGTTGCGTTTCTATCTGCACTCTGCTTTCTTTCTTTTTTCGTAAATATGCCAAATATCTTTCCAGCACAACGGCTCTAACAACTACGGAAAAATAAGGCAGTTCTTCATCGTAAGTCGCATTATCTTGTTCATATCTGGAGTAATCAAATGAAGTGACAGAAAACGTAAGGTATTTCCTTTTTTCATCAGGTTTCATTGATTCATAAAAGCTGCTCTCCCAAAAAAAATCAGAGGAGCTAAAATAATTGGATATCTCAGATAAGACAGCATTATGCATATACAACTGCATAAGTTCATCCGAAATCCGCAAATATTCTTGCTTTTCCAACTCTTCTAATAGTACAGTATCTAAATAACTAAATTTGGTAGACAGACCGTTCACTAAGATTATATAAGAATAATTGATACAACGATTAAATACACCTTGTATGTTATCAAATGTTTCTTTCAGATTTTCGCTCATAACTTGCAATATATCATTAGACTGAA
Coding sequences within it:
- a CDS encoding toprim domain-containing protein, coding for MTIEESKNIKLADYLHSLGYNPIKQQGNSLWYKSPLREEQEPSFKVNTDRNLWYDFGAGKGGNILALAQELYASDSLPYLLDRIAEQSPSIRPVSFSFRQQSSTQPSFQHLETVPLSSPALFAYLQDRGINTALAKKECMEVRFSLNGKWNFAIGFPNASGGYEVRNKYFKGCIAPKDITHIRQTGEPKETCYVFEGFMDYLSFLTLRQKNCPDYPDFDKQDYLILNSVSNLSKALYPLGNYEKIHCFFDNDTAGIRAVQELYKEYSFRVRDSSRIYSGYKDLNDYLCGKRLIQSADLTQQTKQSQTVKQADRQEQQPAKKKSRGFRM
- a CDS encoding AAA family ATPase, with the protein product MENKKVTENKKEAAMTREDFAVLWKTIHLKITDTYDVPPEILWVNGSTIGTLGNFSASTGKAKSKKTFNISAIVAAALKNDEVLHYSAYLPDNKRKILYVDTEQSKYHCHKVMERIMRLAGLPTDKDREDFIFVVLREYTPDKRKQIIDYMLANMEGIGLVIIDGIRDLMYDINSPSESSDLINLLMRWSSEYNLHIHTVLHLNKADDNTRGHIGTELNNKAETVLQITKSTQDVDISEVKAMHIRDKDFEPFAFRINETALPEVVKDYVFEQPKQNRNFPLTELTEQQHREALENGFGKDVVQGYPNVIAALKKGYASIGFERGRNILVDLNKFLVNKRMIIKEGKGYKFNSDFHY
- a CDS encoding helix-turn-helix domain-containing protein, coding for MDKTLEMRVEELEQMLFLTKNVLSFDEASKFLNLSKSYLYKLTSGNLIPHYKPQGKMLFFERADLEAWLRQNPIKTQAQIEQEAQKYILSSNRPLKK